One window from the genome of Nicotiana sylvestris chromosome 9, ASM39365v2, whole genome shotgun sequence encodes:
- the LOC104235465 gene encoding calcium-dependent protein kinase 26-like yields the protein MGNNCVHAKISKDGFFSSIWWSRSPDMITYKKKESGSQTSTTEKEPEDPNSVQNKPPELVKIESRPSEQVIIIVKDEMKDARVEDMIKIKVDLKPAQMLGGSEKAKPAEAAKARKPHNVKRMESAGLQVDSVLKTKTGHLKEHYNLGEKLGHGQFGTTFLCVEKATGKKYACKSIAKRKLLTDEDVEDVRREIQIMHHLSGNPNVISIKGAYEDAVAVHVVMELCTGGELFDRIVKRGHYSERQAAELARTIVGVVEACRSLGVMHRDLKPENFLFINEDEDSPLKTIDFGLSVFFKPGKIFDDVVGSPYYVAPEVLRKRYGPEADIWSAGVIIYILLSGVPPFWGESEQEIFDEVLHGDIDFELDPWPKISQGAKDLVRRMLVRDPRKRLTAHEVLCHPWVQIEGVAPDKPLDSAILTRLTQFSAMNKLKKMAIRVIAEKLSEEEIAGLKEMFKMIDTDNSGQITFDELKIGLKKFGANLNESEIHDLMKAADIDNSGTIDYGEFVAAMLHANKIEKEDYLFAAFSYFDKDGSGYITADELQKACEEFGIEDVHWEEMIQEADQDNDGRIDYNEFVAMMHKGNADLGKKRLPNNFNIGFREALEVC from the exons ATGGGGAACAATTGTGTTCATGCAAAGATCTCAAAGGATGGATTCTTCAGCTCCATTTGGTGGTCGCGATCACCAGATATGATCACGTATAAGAAAAAGGAAAGCGGTTCCCAAACATCTACTACAGAGAAAGAGCCTGAAGATCCTAATTCTGTTCAGAATAAGCCTCCTGAATTGGTGAAGATAGAGAGTAGACCGTCCGAGCAGGTGATCATCATCGTAAAGGATGAGATGAAAGATGCACGAGTGGAAGACATGATCAAGATAAAAGTTGATTTGAAACCTGCACAAATGTTGGGGGGATCTGAAAAGGCTAAGCCGGCAGAGGCTGCAAAAGCAAGGAAGCCTCACAATGTGAAGAGGATGGAAAGTGCAGGACTCCAGGTTGATTCCGTATTGAAAACCAAAACTGGTCATCTAAAGGAGCACTATAATTTGGGGGAAAAGCTCGGACATGGCCAATTTGGTACCACATTCCTATGTGTAGAAAAGGCGACAGGAAAGAAGTATGCTTGTAAATCaattgcaaaaaggaagttgttGACAGATGAAGATGTGGAAGATGTAAGGAGAGAAATCCAGATCATGCATCACTTGTCGGGGAATCCTAATGTCATTTCAATAAAAGGGGCTTATGAGGATGCTGTGGCAGTTCATGTCGTGATGGAATTATGTACCGGAGGTGAACTCTTTGATCGGATTGTTAAGAGGGGGCATTACTCCGAGAGACAGGCTGCTGAGCTTGCAAGAACAATAGTTGGTGTGGTAGAAGCTTGCCGCTCTCTTGGAGTCATGCATCGGGACCTTAAGCCTGAAAATTTTCTATTTATCAATGAGGACGAGGATTCACCTCTTAAGACTATAGATTTTGGGCTATCTGTATTCTTCAAGCCAG GGAAAATATTCGATGATGTTGTTGGAAGCCCTTATTATGTTGCTCCAGAAGTTCTGCGTAAGCGTTATGGTCCAGAGGCTGATATCTGGAGTGCAGGTGTTATAATTTACATTCTTCTAAGCGGCGTTCCTCCATTTTGGGGTG AAAGTGAGCAGGAAATATTTGATGAGGTTTTACATGGTGATATAGACTTCGAGTTGGATCCTTGGCCTAAAATCTCTCAAGGTGCAAAGGACTTGGTTAGGAGAATGCTTGTCAGAGACCCCAGAAAACGACTAACAGCACATGAAGTTTTAT GTCATCCTTGGGTGCAGATTGAAGGTGTGGCCCCAGATAAGCCTCTCGATTCTGCAATATTGACTCGCTTAACACAGTTTTCTGCTATGAacaagttgaagaaaatggctatCAGG GTTATTGCAGAGAAACTTTCTGAAGAGGAAATCGCTGGCTTGAAAGAGATGTTCAAAATGATTGACACAGATAACAGTGGCCAAATTACTTTCGATGAACTAAAgattggattaaagaaatttgGAGCTAATCTTAATGAATCAGAGATACACGACTTGATGAAGGCT GCGGACATTGACAATAGCGGAACAATTGACTATGGGGAGTTCGTAGCTGCAATGTTGCATGCCAACAAAATCGAGAAGGAAGATTATTTGTTTGCAGCTTTTTCATACTTCGACAAAGATGGAAGTGGTTATATTACAGCTGATGAGCTTCAAAAGGCTTGTGAAGAATTCGGCATTGAGGATGTCCACTGGGAAGAAATGATTCAAGAAGCTGACCAAGACAAT GATGGTCGGATAGATTACAATGAGTTTGTGGCCATGATGCACAAAGGAAATGCAGACTTGGGTAAGAAACGGTTGCCAAATAATTTTAACATCGGATTTAGGGAGGCATTGGAGGTCTGCTGA